Below is a window of Perca fluviatilis chromosome 14, GENO_Pfluv_1.0, whole genome shotgun sequence DNA.
CCCAGTGTTTTCTGCTTACAAGTACAGAGGacaataaaatattgaaataacACGCAGACCGTCTTCTTGGCAGATAGAGCCACAGGTATGTTTTAATTTCAATTACACATTGTATGTCAAAATGAGAATTGTTAATTTCCCAttttaaaattataaataacTTACAAATCACTGGAATTTACTAAATCTGAACTGTCACATTAAATCAGATGACCGTGGTTTAGGTTATGTTAAAATAAATCTGCAAACAAAtaactttttgtttattttataaaataccACTACAATAAGAGTATCACTGACTGAGCCTTTCAACTTTTGCAGCTTGAAGAAAGAAACACCAACAACATGTGGGATGGCAAATACCACAAACAGGCCATTGATGATGATTATAAAAACAATAGCAGAGGCTATAATAGGGGCCATTTATTTCCAAATTCTTATGcacttgatttaaaagaaaaaaactcaacGTTCACCCTGACAAACATCGTTCCACAAGCAGAGTCTTTCAACAATGGCAGCTGGAGAAAAATGGAGACCTGCACCAAATGCATTCTGGAAAAGTACTGCATCAACAATAATGATGCCAAAGAAGCCTTTTTAGTGACCGGGGCACAGCCCAGCATTAACAACACAACTTAAAACAGGGTTAATATACCTTCCATGCTCTGGTCAGCATTCTGCTGTTACAGTAAGAACAAGAATAAGTGGCTAGCGAGCGCATACTGGGGCGACAATGTTCAGGAAAATGAGACTAAATATCTGCAGACAAAGACTTTGGCTGAACTCCACAGAGCACAGTGAACTCAACATTTGAGGTGTTTCCCGGAACACTGTGTCCTCTCGACACAACTGTTGCCGTATTTTACCCAGAATTTGGTAAAATGTGCAAATGCCCACCCCAAGCGCCAACCACATCGGCCCCTCCCACTACCACAACTACGGTTCCCAACAACTACTGCTTCTCCAAGTAGCACCACTATACCTACAACTACAGCAACTACAAGTTCACCAACAACCACAGTCCCTACTAATATTACTTATACTACAAGAGCTACAACTacaacaactacaactacaAAGAAGATAGATAATAATTCAGAAAATTATGACAATGGACAAGGAGGAAAAGTGGgacgtggtggtggtggtggtgaaggtgGAATAGCTGGTGTTATCAGTGTAATAGTTAGTGCTATCAGTAGTTTTATCAGTGGAATAGTTGGTGCTTTTGCTGGTGGTCCAACAATATCATCTGGACCCCAAACAACCTCCAATCAGACATCAATGGCCTTCATTCCGGCAACTTCTGAACCCCAAACTGATGGCTCTGACCAGACATCAATGGCCTTCATTCCTGAAACTTCTGAACCCCAAACTGATGGCTCTGACCAGACATCAATGGCCTTCATTCCTGAAACTTCTGAACCCCAAACTGATGGCTCTGATCAGACATCAATGGCATTCATTCCTGAAACTTCTGAACCCCAAACACCCCCGACTAGACATCAATGGCCTTCATTCCTGAAACTTCTGAACCCCAAACTTACACCTCCGACCAGACATCAGTGACCTTCATTCCTGAAACTTCTGAACCCCAAACACCCCCGACCAGACATCAATGGCCTTCATTCCTGAAACTTTTGggggcatttcttttttttttttttcccctttttttttttttctctttttttttttttttttttttttttttttttttttttttttcccaaacatttttaacaatacTGCACGATGGAAATATACAGAGCCAGTAGAACAAGGGCTCGATGCATTTTCTTAAATCAAATGTAACCTTGATGTTTGGTTTAATCGTAACAAAGTAGTTTGATTTACCTAAACTTGACCATAATTCTGTGGTTGCCACATGGTGAAattgctttaaaatgtatttaaatatcGTGGCTTTTAACTTTCCAAAATGATCTAATTTAATGTCATTTTTGAAGAATTGTAATCCTGTCTTGATTTCTTAAAACTGTTCTACAATTGCTTTGCAGCTTATACATAAAAtcaatttaaattgttttttttataaacagcaTTGTATTGGTTTTTAACAGAAAGCACAGTAAACATGTTTGTTAATTATACTCTTTTTTCTTCATTGCCCCAAATCACAAATATGTCTCAAAGGGCTTTAAAATCTGTACAGCAGAAAGacaatctttgaaaaaaaagtataatcaatgaatatagaaaaataaattgcacaaataaaaagctaaacAGCAATTCAACAATGCATTGACTCCATTTTTTCCTCATTGGGTGGCTTCAGATGGCGATTAATAATGTCTAATACTCTCAATATTTAaacaatataaattaaataaattacacaAAACCTGTCAATAGAagtttttttaa
It encodes the following:
- the LOC120572584 gene encoding endonuclease domain-containing 1 protein-like, whose amino-acid sequence is MLLFPGTDLTPMLPSHLRAHNFFTRDVTEAGILEDGNIVKPERYKAIRQTYEDQRRFVTLYDTENKIPVFSAYKYRGQLEERNTNNMWDGKYHKQAIDDDYKNNSRGYNRGHLFPNSYALDLKEKNSTFTLTNIVPQAESFNNGSWRKMETCTKCILEKYCINNNDAKEAFLVTGAQPSINNTT